In a genomic window of Equus caballus isolate H_3958 breed thoroughbred chromosome 9, TB-T2T, whole genome shotgun sequence:
- the ZNF572 gene encoding zinc finger protein 572 isoform X1 gives MLLWLERKEEEEILTNASKHNLFPSAGFLIPNLAVIIVMEQEQKLLVSDSNGFMERESLKSPFTGDESENNLETVQHNNSKADTLKERASKWSKRDGPQNCKHVDTKETPLTWSQGDDIWCGDSYENDGRSENQGNSTGKEEEKPSPQGWDPGEHTSASVQQNSSFGDKPYKCSECWKSFNNSSHLRTHQRTHSGEKPYKCSECGKCFSNSSHLIQHLRTHTGEKPYQCGECGKSFSNTSHLIIHERTHTGEKPYKCPECGKSFSSSSHLIQHHRSHTGEKPYECPVCGKCFSHSYVLIEHQRTHTGEKPYKCPDCGKSFSQSSSLIRHQRTHTGEKPYRCLECGKSFGCNSTLIKHQRIHTGEKPYQCTECGKNFSRSSNLITHQKTHTGEKSYESSEYEESLSQNCSVIEECRIQPGEKPYKCCECGKSFGLSSHLIRHQRTHTGEKPYRCSECWKTFSQSSTLVIHQRTHTGEKPYKCPDCGECFSQSFNLIRHRRTHIGEKPYKCTDCEKCFSRSAYLSQHRKTHIERSFESPGVEDFPHRKTHIERSFESPGVEDFPHGWTWKTCSGEMALISSFSVPNSSSS, from the exons ATGTTGCTATggctggaaaggaaagaagaagaggaaattttaacAAATGCCTCCAAACATAACCTGTTTCCTTCCGCAGGATTTCTGATCCCTAATCTGGCTGTGATCATTGTGATGGAGCAAGAGCAAAAACTGTTAGTCTCAGATTCTAATGGCTTCATGGAGAGGGAGAGCTTGAAAAGcccttttacag GAGATGAAAGTGAGAATAATTTGGAAACTGTTCAACACAATAACTCTAAGGCAGATACACTTAAAGAGCGAGCCTCAAAATGGTCTAAAAGAGATGGCCCACAAAATTGTAAGCATGTGGATACAAAAGAAACACCATTGACATGGTCCCAAGGAGATGACATTTGGTGTGGTGATTCCTATGAGAATGATGGCAGATCAGAGAATCAGGGAAATTCtacaggaaaagaggaggaaaaaccaAGTCCCCAGGGATGGGACCCTGGAGAACACACCAGTGCCTCTGTCCAGCAGAATTCATCCTTTGGAGACAAACCCTACAAATGTTCCGAATGTTGGAAAAGCTTCAATAATAGTTCTCATTTGCGTACTCACCAGAGGACCCACTcaggagagaaaccttataaatGCTCTGAGTGTGGGAAATGCTTTAGTAACAGCTCTCACCTGATTCAGCATCTGAGAACACACACGGGAGAGAAGCCCTACCAGTGTGGTGAATGTGGGAAAAGCTTCAGCAATACCTCTCATCTTATTATCCATGAGAGAACTCACAcgggagagaaaccctataaatgtccTGAGTGTGGGAAGAGTTTCAGTAGCAGCTCTCATCTTATTCAGCATCACAGATCCCATACAGGTGAAAAACCATATGAATGTCCTGTCTGTGGGAAATGCTTCAGCCACAGTTATGTCCTAATAGAACATCAGAGGACTCACACCGGAGAAAAACCTTATAAGTGCCCCGATTGTGGAAAGAGTTTTAGTCAGAGTTCTAGCCTGATTCGCCACCAGCGGACACATACGGGTGAGAAGCCCTATAGATGTCTTGAGTGTGGAAAAAGCTTTGGTTGTAATTCTACTCTGATAAAGCATCAGAGAATACATACAGGAGAAAAGCCCTATCAGTGTACAGAATGTGGGAAGAACTTCAGTCGAAGTTCAAACCTTATCACACACCAGAAaacacacacaggagagaaatcCTATGAAAGTTCTGAATATGAGGAAAGTTTGAGTCAGAACTGCAGTGTGATAGAAGAATGCAGAATCCAGCCAGGAGAGAAACCATATAAATGTTGTGAATGTGGAAAGAGTTTTGGCCTCAGCTCCCATCTCATTAGACATCAGAGAACACATACAGGAGAAAAACCTTACAGATGTTCTGAGTGTTGGAAAACTTTTAGTCAGAGTTCCACCCTGGTGATTCACCAAAGgacacacacaggagagaaaccttataaatGTCCTGATTGTGGTGAGTGCTTCAGCCAAAGCTTTAACCTTATCAGGCACCGGAGGACCCATATAGGAGAAAAACCTTACAAATGCACTGACTGTGAGAAATGCTTCAGCAGAAGTGCCTACCTCAGTCAGCATCGGAAAACTCACATAGAAAGGTCTTTTGAGTCTCCTGGAGTTGAAGATTTTCCTCATCGGAAAACTCACATAGAAAGGTCTTTTGAGTCTCCTGGAGTTGAAGATTTTCCTCATGGATGGACTTGGAAAACCTGTTCAGGGGAAATGGCCCTCATCTCTTCATTTTCAGTCCCCAATTCATCTTCCTCTTGA
- the ZNF572 gene encoding zinc finger protein 572 isoform X2, with product MLLWLERKEEEEILTNASKHNLFPSAGFLIPNLAVIIVMEQEQKLLVSDSNGFMERESLKSPFTGDESENNLETVQHNNSKADTLKERASKWSKRDGPQNCKHVDTKETPLTWSQGDDIWCGDSYENDGRSENQGNSTGKEEEKPSPQGWDPGEHTSASVQQNSSFGDKPYKCSECWKSFNNSSHLRTHQRTHSGEKPYKCSECGKCFSNSSHLIQHLRTHTGEKPYQCGECGKSFSNTSHLIIHERTHTGEKPYKCPECGKSFSSSSHLIQHHRSHTGEKPYECPVCGKCFSHSYVLIEHQRTHTGEKPYKCPDCGKSFSQSSSLIRHQRTHTGEKPYRCLECGKSFGCNSTLIKHQRIHTGEKPYQCTECGKNFSRSSNLITHQKTHTGEKSYESSEYEESLSQNCSVIEECRIQPGEKPYKCCECGKSFGLSSHLIRHQRTHTGEKPYRCSECWKTFSQSSTLVIHQRTHTGEKPYKCPDCGECFSQSFNLIRHRRTHIGEKPYKCTDCEKCFSRSAYLSQHRKTHIERSFESPGVEDFPHGWTWKTCSGEMALISSFSVPNSSSS from the exons ATGTTGCTATggctggaaaggaaagaagaagaggaaattttaacAAATGCCTCCAAACATAACCTGTTTCCTTCCGCAGGATTTCTGATCCCTAATCTGGCTGTGATCATTGTGATGGAGCAAGAGCAAAAACTGTTAGTCTCAGATTCTAATGGCTTCATGGAGAGGGAGAGCTTGAAAAGcccttttacag GAGATGAAAGTGAGAATAATTTGGAAACTGTTCAACACAATAACTCTAAGGCAGATACACTTAAAGAGCGAGCCTCAAAATGGTCTAAAAGAGATGGCCCACAAAATTGTAAGCATGTGGATACAAAAGAAACACCATTGACATGGTCCCAAGGAGATGACATTTGGTGTGGTGATTCCTATGAGAATGATGGCAGATCAGAGAATCAGGGAAATTCtacaggaaaagaggaggaaaaaccaAGTCCCCAGGGATGGGACCCTGGAGAACACACCAGTGCCTCTGTCCAGCAGAATTCATCCTTTGGAGACAAACCCTACAAATGTTCCGAATGTTGGAAAAGCTTCAATAATAGTTCTCATTTGCGTACTCACCAGAGGACCCACTcaggagagaaaccttataaatGCTCTGAGTGTGGGAAATGCTTTAGTAACAGCTCTCACCTGATTCAGCATCTGAGAACACACACGGGAGAGAAGCCCTACCAGTGTGGTGAATGTGGGAAAAGCTTCAGCAATACCTCTCATCTTATTATCCATGAGAGAACTCACAcgggagagaaaccctataaatgtccTGAGTGTGGGAAGAGTTTCAGTAGCAGCTCTCATCTTATTCAGCATCACAGATCCCATACAGGTGAAAAACCATATGAATGTCCTGTCTGTGGGAAATGCTTCAGCCACAGTTATGTCCTAATAGAACATCAGAGGACTCACACCGGAGAAAAACCTTATAAGTGCCCCGATTGTGGAAAGAGTTTTAGTCAGAGTTCTAGCCTGATTCGCCACCAGCGGACACATACGGGTGAGAAGCCCTATAGATGTCTTGAGTGTGGAAAAAGCTTTGGTTGTAATTCTACTCTGATAAAGCATCAGAGAATACATACAGGAGAAAAGCCCTATCAGTGTACAGAATGTGGGAAGAACTTCAGTCGAAGTTCAAACCTTATCACACACCAGAAaacacacacaggagagaaatcCTATGAAAGTTCTGAATATGAGGAAAGTTTGAGTCAGAACTGCAGTGTGATAGAAGAATGCAGAATCCAGCCAGGAGAGAAACCATATAAATGTTGTGAATGTGGAAAGAGTTTTGGCCTCAGCTCCCATCTCATTAGACATCAGAGAACACATACAGGAGAAAAACCTTACAGATGTTCTGAGTGTTGGAAAACTTTTAGTCAGAGTTCCACCCTGGTGATTCACCAAAGgacacacacaggagagaaaccttataaatGTCCTGATTGTGGTGAGTGCTTCAGCCAAAGCTTTAACCTTATCAGGCACCGGAGGACCCATATAGGAGAAAAACCTTACAAATGCACTGACTGTGAGAAATGCTTCAGCAGAAGTGCCTACCTCAGTCAGCATCGGAAAACTCACATAGAAAG GTCTTTTGAGTCTCCTGGAGTTGAAGATTTTCCTCATGGATGGACTTGGAAAACCTGTTCAGGGGAAATGGCCCTCATCTCTTCATTTTCAGTCCCCAATTCATCTTCCTCTTGA
- the ZNF572 gene encoding zinc finger protein 572 isoform X3 — translation MEQEQKLLVSDSNGFMERESLKSPFTGDESENNLETVQHNNSKADTLKERASKWSKRDGPQNCKHVDTKETPLTWSQGDDIWCGDSYENDGRSENQGNSTGKEEEKPSPQGWDPGEHTSASVQQNSSFGDKPYKCSECWKSFNNSSHLRTHQRTHSGEKPYKCSECGKCFSNSSHLIQHLRTHTGEKPYQCGECGKSFSNTSHLIIHERTHTGEKPYKCPECGKSFSSSSHLIQHHRSHTGEKPYECPVCGKCFSHSYVLIEHQRTHTGEKPYKCPDCGKSFSQSSSLIRHQRTHTGEKPYRCLECGKSFGCNSTLIKHQRIHTGEKPYQCTECGKNFSRSSNLITHQKTHTGEKSYESSEYEESLSQNCSVIEECRIQPGEKPYKCCECGKSFGLSSHLIRHQRTHTGEKPYRCSECWKTFSQSSTLVIHQRTHTGEKPYKCPDCGECFSQSFNLIRHRRTHIGEKPYKCTDCEKCFSRSAYLSQHRKTHIERSFESPGVEDFPHRKTHIERSFESPGVEDFPHGWTWKTCSGEMALISSFSVPNSSSS, via the exons ATGGAGCAAGAGCAAAAACTGTTAGTCTCAGATTCTAATGGCTTCATGGAGAGGGAGAGCTTGAAAAGcccttttacag GAGATGAAAGTGAGAATAATTTGGAAACTGTTCAACACAATAACTCTAAGGCAGATACACTTAAAGAGCGAGCCTCAAAATGGTCTAAAAGAGATGGCCCACAAAATTGTAAGCATGTGGATACAAAAGAAACACCATTGACATGGTCCCAAGGAGATGACATTTGGTGTGGTGATTCCTATGAGAATGATGGCAGATCAGAGAATCAGGGAAATTCtacaggaaaagaggaggaaaaaccaAGTCCCCAGGGATGGGACCCTGGAGAACACACCAGTGCCTCTGTCCAGCAGAATTCATCCTTTGGAGACAAACCCTACAAATGTTCCGAATGTTGGAAAAGCTTCAATAATAGTTCTCATTTGCGTACTCACCAGAGGACCCACTcaggagagaaaccttataaatGCTCTGAGTGTGGGAAATGCTTTAGTAACAGCTCTCACCTGATTCAGCATCTGAGAACACACACGGGAGAGAAGCCCTACCAGTGTGGTGAATGTGGGAAAAGCTTCAGCAATACCTCTCATCTTATTATCCATGAGAGAACTCACAcgggagagaaaccctataaatgtccTGAGTGTGGGAAGAGTTTCAGTAGCAGCTCTCATCTTATTCAGCATCACAGATCCCATACAGGTGAAAAACCATATGAATGTCCTGTCTGTGGGAAATGCTTCAGCCACAGTTATGTCCTAATAGAACATCAGAGGACTCACACCGGAGAAAAACCTTATAAGTGCCCCGATTGTGGAAAGAGTTTTAGTCAGAGTTCTAGCCTGATTCGCCACCAGCGGACACATACGGGTGAGAAGCCCTATAGATGTCTTGAGTGTGGAAAAAGCTTTGGTTGTAATTCTACTCTGATAAAGCATCAGAGAATACATACAGGAGAAAAGCCCTATCAGTGTACAGAATGTGGGAAGAACTTCAGTCGAAGTTCAAACCTTATCACACACCAGAAaacacacacaggagagaaatcCTATGAAAGTTCTGAATATGAGGAAAGTTTGAGTCAGAACTGCAGTGTGATAGAAGAATGCAGAATCCAGCCAGGAGAGAAACCATATAAATGTTGTGAATGTGGAAAGAGTTTTGGCCTCAGCTCCCATCTCATTAGACATCAGAGAACACATACAGGAGAAAAACCTTACAGATGTTCTGAGTGTTGGAAAACTTTTAGTCAGAGTTCCACCCTGGTGATTCACCAAAGgacacacacaggagagaaaccttataaatGTCCTGATTGTGGTGAGTGCTTCAGCCAAAGCTTTAACCTTATCAGGCACCGGAGGACCCATATAGGAGAAAAACCTTACAAATGCACTGACTGTGAGAAATGCTTCAGCAGAAGTGCCTACCTCAGTCAGCATCGGAAAACTCACATAGAAAGGTCTTTTGAGTCTCCTGGAGTTGAAGATTTTCCTCATCGGAAAACTCACATAGAAAGGTCTTTTGAGTCTCCTGGAGTTGAAGATTTTCCTCATGGATGGACTTGGAAAACCTGTTCAGGGGAAATGGCCCTCATCTCTTCATTTTCAGTCCCCAATTCATCTTCCTCTTGA
- the ZNF572 gene encoding zinc finger protein 572 isoform X4: MEQEQKLLVSDSNGFMERESLKSPFTGDESENNLETVQHNNSKADTLKERASKWSKRDGPQNCKHVDTKETPLTWSQGDDIWCGDSYENDGRSENQGNSTGKEEEKPSPQGWDPGEHTSASVQQNSSFGDKPYKCSECWKSFNNSSHLRTHQRTHSGEKPYKCSECGKCFSNSSHLIQHLRTHTGEKPYQCGECGKSFSNTSHLIIHERTHTGEKPYKCPECGKSFSSSSHLIQHHRSHTGEKPYECPVCGKCFSHSYVLIEHQRTHTGEKPYKCPDCGKSFSQSSSLIRHQRTHTGEKPYRCLECGKSFGCNSTLIKHQRIHTGEKPYQCTECGKNFSRSSNLITHQKTHTGEKSYESSEYEESLSQNCSVIEECRIQPGEKPYKCCECGKSFGLSSHLIRHQRTHTGEKPYRCSECWKTFSQSSTLVIHQRTHTGEKPYKCPDCGECFSQSFNLIRHRRTHIGEKPYKCTDCEKCFSRSAYLSQHRKTHIERSFESPGVEDFPHGWTWKTCSGEMALISSFSVPNSSSS; the protein is encoded by the exons ATGGAGCAAGAGCAAAAACTGTTAGTCTCAGATTCTAATGGCTTCATGGAGAGGGAGAGCTTGAAAAGcccttttacag GAGATGAAAGTGAGAATAATTTGGAAACTGTTCAACACAATAACTCTAAGGCAGATACACTTAAAGAGCGAGCCTCAAAATGGTCTAAAAGAGATGGCCCACAAAATTGTAAGCATGTGGATACAAAAGAAACACCATTGACATGGTCCCAAGGAGATGACATTTGGTGTGGTGATTCCTATGAGAATGATGGCAGATCAGAGAATCAGGGAAATTCtacaggaaaagaggaggaaaaaccaAGTCCCCAGGGATGGGACCCTGGAGAACACACCAGTGCCTCTGTCCAGCAGAATTCATCCTTTGGAGACAAACCCTACAAATGTTCCGAATGTTGGAAAAGCTTCAATAATAGTTCTCATTTGCGTACTCACCAGAGGACCCACTcaggagagaaaccttataaatGCTCTGAGTGTGGGAAATGCTTTAGTAACAGCTCTCACCTGATTCAGCATCTGAGAACACACACGGGAGAGAAGCCCTACCAGTGTGGTGAATGTGGGAAAAGCTTCAGCAATACCTCTCATCTTATTATCCATGAGAGAACTCACAcgggagagaaaccctataaatgtccTGAGTGTGGGAAGAGTTTCAGTAGCAGCTCTCATCTTATTCAGCATCACAGATCCCATACAGGTGAAAAACCATATGAATGTCCTGTCTGTGGGAAATGCTTCAGCCACAGTTATGTCCTAATAGAACATCAGAGGACTCACACCGGAGAAAAACCTTATAAGTGCCCCGATTGTGGAAAGAGTTTTAGTCAGAGTTCTAGCCTGATTCGCCACCAGCGGACACATACGGGTGAGAAGCCCTATAGATGTCTTGAGTGTGGAAAAAGCTTTGGTTGTAATTCTACTCTGATAAAGCATCAGAGAATACATACAGGAGAAAAGCCCTATCAGTGTACAGAATGTGGGAAGAACTTCAGTCGAAGTTCAAACCTTATCACACACCAGAAaacacacacaggagagaaatcCTATGAAAGTTCTGAATATGAGGAAAGTTTGAGTCAGAACTGCAGTGTGATAGAAGAATGCAGAATCCAGCCAGGAGAGAAACCATATAAATGTTGTGAATGTGGAAAGAGTTTTGGCCTCAGCTCCCATCTCATTAGACATCAGAGAACACATACAGGAGAAAAACCTTACAGATGTTCTGAGTGTTGGAAAACTTTTAGTCAGAGTTCCACCCTGGTGATTCACCAAAGgacacacacaggagagaaaccttataaatGTCCTGATTGTGGTGAGTGCTTCAGCCAAAGCTTTAACCTTATCAGGCACCGGAGGACCCATATAGGAGAAAAACCTTACAAATGCACTGACTGTGAGAAATGCTTCAGCAGAAGTGCCTACCTCAGTCAGCATCGGAAAACTCACATAGAAAG GTCTTTTGAGTCTCCTGGAGTTGAAGATTTTCCTCATGGATGGACTTGGAAAACCTGTTCAGGGGAAATGGCCCTCATCTCTTCATTTTCAGTCCCCAATTCATCTTCCTCTTGA
- the SQLE gene encoding squalene monooxygenase yields MWTFLGIATFTYFYKKCGDFVTLANKELLLCVLVFLSLGLVLSYRCRYRPGALLARQQSGSQFALLSDILSALPLIGFFWSKSPPGSEDKEQLGSRRHKKGTNISETTLIGAATSSLIPSQNDPEVIIVGSGVLGSALAAVLSRDGRKVTVIERDLKEPDRIVGELLQPGGYHVLKDLGLEDAVEGIDAQFVNGYMIHDQDSKSHVHIPYPVSENSQVQSGRAFHHGRFIMSLRKAAMAEPNTKFIEGIVLQLLEEDDAVVGVQYKDKETGDIKELHAPLTVVADGIFSRFRKNLISSKVSVTSHFVGFLMKDVPQFKANHAELILSDQSPILIYQISSNETRALVDIRGEMPRDLREYMAEKIYPQLPDHLKEPFLEAIHNSRLRSMPASFLPSSPVNKRGVLLLGDAYNIRHPLTGGGMTVAFKDVKLWRKLLKSIPDLYDDAAVFQAKKSFYWTRRRSHSFVVNVLAQALYELFSAPDDCLHQLRKACFLYFKLGGEFVAGPVGLLSVLSPDPLVLIGHFFGVALYATYFCFKSEPWITKPRAIFRSGAVLYKACSVIFPLIYSEMKYLVHSA; encoded by the exons ATGTGGACTTTTCTAGGCATTGCCACTTTCACCTACTTCTACAAGAAATGCGGAGACTTCGTCACGTTGGCCAACAAGGAGCTGCTACTGTGCGTCCTGGTGTTCCTGTCGCTGGGCCTGGTGCTCTCCTATCGCTGTCGCTACCGCCCCGGGGCCCTGCTCGCGCGCCAGCAGAGCGGCTCCCAGTTCGCGCTCCTCTCCGACATCCTGTCGGCGCTGCCTCTCATTGGCTTCTTCTGGTCCAAGTCCCCCCCGGGGTCGGAGGATAAAGAGCAGCTTGGGTCTAGGAGG cacaaaaaaggaaccAATATTTCAGAAACAACCTTAATAGGAGCAGCTACCTCTTCATTGATACCTTCTCAGAATGATCCAGAAGTTATCATCGTGGGATCTGGCGTACttggctctgctttggcagcagtGCTTTCCAGAGATGGAAGAAAAGTGACAGTAATTGAGAGAGACTTAAAAGAGCCTGACAGGATAGTTGGAGAACTTCTGCAGCCAGGTGGTTATCATGTCCTTAAAGACCTTGGTCTTGAAG ACGCAGTGGAAGGTATTGATGCCCAGTTTGTAAATGGCTACATGATTCATGATCAGGACAGCAAATCACACGTTCACATTCCTTACCCTGTCTCAGAAAACAGTCAAGTGCAGAGTGGAAGAGCTTTCCATCATGGCAGATTCATCATGAGTCTCCGGAAAGCAGCCATGGCAGAGCCCAA TACAAAGTTcattgagggcattgtgctacaGTTATTAGAAGAAGATGATGCTGTGGTGGGAGTTCAGTACAAGGATAAAGAAACCGGAGACATCAAG GAACTCCATGCTCCATTGACTGTTGTTGCAGATGGAATTTTTTCCAGGTTCAGGAAAAACCTGATCTCCAGTAAAGTTTCTGTTACATCTCATTTTGTTGGCTTTCTAATGAAG gatgtaccacagtttaaaGCAAATCATGCTGAACTTATTTTAAGTGATCAGAGTCCAATTCTCATCTACCAGATTTCATCTAATGAAACTCGAGCACTTGTTGATATTCGAGGAGAAATGCCAAGGGATTTAAGAGAATACATGGCTGAAAAAATTTACCCACAATTACCTG ATCATCTGAAAGAACCATTCCTAGAAGCCATTCACAATTCTCGTTTGAGATCTATGCCAGcaagcttccttccttcttcaccagtAAACAAACGAG GGGTTCTTCTCTTGGGAGATGCGTATAATATAAGACACCCTCTTACTGGAGGAGGAATGACTGTTGCTTTTAAAGATgtaaaactatggagaaaatTGCTGAAAAGTATCCCTGACCTTTATGATGATGCAGCTGTTTTCCAG gcCAAAAAATCATTCTATTGGACAAGAAGAAGGTCTCATTCCTTTGTTGTGAATGTCCTTGCTCAGGCtctttatgaattattttctgcCCCAGATG attgcCTACATCAACTAAGAAAagcttgttttctttatttcaaacttGGTGGAGAATTTGTTGCTGGTCCTGTTGGGCTGCTTTCTGT ACTGTCTCCGGACCCTCTGGTTTTAATTGGACACTTCTTTGGTGTTGCACTCTATGCCacatatttttgctttaaatcagAACCTTGGATTACAAAACCCCGAGCCATCTTCAGGAGTGGTGCTGTACTGTACAAAGCATGCTCTGTAATATTTCCTCTCATTTACTCAGAAATGAAGTACTTGGTTCATTCAGCCTAA